In a single window of the Jaculus jaculus isolate mJacJac1 chromosome 9, mJacJac1.mat.Y.cur, whole genome shotgun sequence genome:
- the Otop3 gene encoding proton channel OTOP3, with amino-acid sequence MGRGARAAAAQSGGGRASGPRSRGAGSSPAPSEDPRCARSALSPRPWLRRAQVRIPGTRGALLHQQAEPSPKPTATLAYSSQSEVQKTGVAGLVEEKVRRARPAQAGSAQSKGGTKARKVRNMDPWVKEKSQSCPDCAQAACSFRAGPALLALHRAPTALKASEATPPAQAAPTPHPEAQPDEAVPAHEDPVGTGKEDTGPPGPSPRKSWLARHFSLLLRRDRQAQKAGQLFSGLLALNLVFLGGAFICSMIFNNVAVTLGDVWILLAVLKALSLLWLIYYAMGTARRPHAVLYRDPHAGPIWVRGSLALFGSCTICLNAFRMGYDVSHSHCKSDVELIFPAVEMVFMGVQTWVLWKHCKDCVQVQTNFTRCGLMLTLATNLLLWVLAVTNDSMHREIEAELNALLEKFSGKETNTCLCLNATVCEVFRKGYLMLYPFSTEHCLICCAVLFVMWKNVGRRLPAHSGAHPNRPHFRLHGAIFGPLLGLLALVAGVCVFVLFQIEASGPEIARQYFTLYYAFYVATLPTMSLACLAGTAIHGLEERELDTVKNPTRSLDVVLLMGAALGQMGIAYFSIVAIVATHPQELLNQLILAYSLLLILQHITQNLFIIEGLHRRPLWEPVPEEVVGKLEAELHRRGSLMELGQDLRRASRAYIHSYSHLNWKRRMLKEISLFLILCNITLWMMPAFGIHPEFENGLEKDFYGYRTWFTIVNFGLPLGVFYRMHSVGGLVEVYLGA; translated from the exons ATGGGCCGCGGAGCCCGAGCGGCGGCTGCGCAGTCCGGCGGGGGCAGGGCGTCGGGGCCTCGGTCCCGGGGCGCTGGCAGCTCACCTGCGCCGAGCGAGGATCCGCGCTGCGCCCGGTCGGCGCTCAGCCCGCGGCCATGGCTGCGCAGAGCTCAGGTAAGGATCCCGGGGACTCGGGGCGCGCTCCTCCATCAACAGGCGGAACCTTCCCCGAAGCCCACCGCGACGCTCGCTTACTCCTCCCAAAGCGAAGTTCAGAAAACAGGGGTTGCAGGACTGGTTGAGGAAA AGGTCCGCAGAGCGCGCCCGGCGCAGGCTGGGTCCGCCCAGTCCAAAGGGGGCACCAAAGCCCGGAAAGTCAGAAACATGG ACCCTTGGGTGAAAGAAAAATCCCAAAGCTGCCCTGACTGCGCTCAAGCAGCCTGCTCCTTCCGAGCTGGTCCGGCGCTCCTCGCCCTGCACCGCGCCCCGACCGCTCTCAAGGCCTCGGAAGCCACCC cTCCTGCCCAGGCTGCACCCACTCCCCATCCAGAAGCACAGCCCGATGAAGCTGTCCCCGCCCACGAGGACCCGGTGGGCACAGGGAAGGAGGACACGGGACCCCCTGGCCCATCTCCACGGAAGTCCTGGCTGGCACGGCACTTCTCGCTGCTTCTGCGCAGGGACCGGCAGGCCCAGAAGGCAGGACAGCTGTTCTCAGGGCTCCTGGCCCTGAACCTGGTGTTCCTGGGCGGGGCCTTCATCTGCAGCATGATCTTCAACAACGTGGCTGTCACTCTGGGTGACGTGTGGATCCTGCTGGCCGTGCTCAAGGCCCTGTCTCTCCTCTGGCTTATCTACTATGCCATGGGCACTGCGCGAAGGCCCCACGCGGTGCTGTACCGCGACCCTCACGCGGGACCCATTTGGGTGCGGG GCTCCCTGGCACTCTTCGGCAGCTGTACCATCTGTCTGAACGCGTTCCGCATGGGCTACGACGTGAGCCACAGCCACTGCAAGTCAGACGTGGAGCTCATCTTCCCTGCCGTGGAGATGGTCTTCATGGGCGTTCAG ACCTGGGTGCTCTGGAAACACTGTAAGGATTGTGTTCAGGTACAGACCAACTTCACTAG GTGTGGCCTCATGCTGACCCTGGCCACAAACCTGTTGCTGTGGGTTTTGGCGGTGACCAATGACTCCATGCACCGTGAGATTGAGGCAGAGCTCAACGCCCTCCTGGAGAAGTTCTCAG GCAAAGAGACCAACACCTGCCTGTGCCTCAATGCCACAGTGTGCGAGGTCTTCCGGAAGGGCTACCTAATGCTCTACCCCTTCAGCACCGAGCACTGCCTCATCTGCTGTGCCGTGCTCTTCGTCATGTGGAAGAACGTGGGCCGCCGCCTGCCAGCCCACTCGGGTGCCCACCCCAACAGACCACACTTCCGCCTGCACGGAGCCATCTTTGGGCCACTGCTGGGCTTGCTGGCGCTGGTGGCCGGCGTGTGTGTCTTTGTGCTCTTCCAGATCGAGGCAAGTGGCCCTGAGATTGCCCGCCAATACTTCACCCTCTATTATGCCTTCTATGTGGCCACGCTGCCCACCATGAGCCTGGCATGCCTGGCGGGCACGGCCATCCATGGGCTGGAGGAGCGGGAACTGGACACGGTCAAGAATCCCACCCGCAGCCTGGACGTGGTGCTGCTGATGGGTGCCGCGCTGGGCCAGATGGGCATCGCCTACTTCTCCATTGTGGCCATCGTGGCTACCCACCCGCAGGAGCTGCTCAACCAGCTCATCCTGGCCTACTCGCTGCTGCTTATCCTGCAGCACATAACCCAGAACCTCTTCATCATCGAAGGCCTGCACCGGCGCCCGCTCTGGGAGCCCGTGCCCGAGGAAGTGGTGGGGAAGCTGGAGGCTGAGCTGCATCGCAGAGGCTCCCTGATGGAGCTGGGCCAGGACCTGCGGAGGGCCTCCAGGGCCTACATCCACTCCTACAGCCACCTCAACTGGAAGCGGCGGATGCTCAAGGAgatttctctcttcctcatcctctgtaATATCACA ctgTGGATGATGCCTGCATTTGGCATACACCCAGAGTTTGAGAACGGACTGGAAAAGGATTTCTACGGCTACCGGACGTGGTTCACCATCGTCAACTTCGGGCTGCCTCTGGGAGTTTTCTACCGCATGCACTCTGTCGGGGGGCTGGTGGAGGTCTACCTGGGGGCCTGA
- the Otop2 gene encoding proton channel OTOP2 produces MSEVLVPGPKEGPKESPPAPGAGPREVWKKGGRLLSVLLAVNVLLLACTLVSGGAFNKVAVYDTDVFALLTAMMLLAALWIAFYLLRTSRCRGAVPHRDAHAGPIWLRGGLVLFGICTLILDVFKTGYYSSFFECQSAIKILHPIIQALFVIVQTYFLWVSAKDCIHTHLDLTRCGLMFTLTTNLAIWMAAVVDESVHQAHSYSSSANTTSHTRLAPDLGRAGSAAGGDPCSCSTALCQVFQQGCFYLHPFNIEYSLFASTMLYVMWKNVGRLLVSAHGHGHTPSRVSVFRETFFAGPILGLMLFVVGLAVFIIYEVQVSGEGGRTRQALVTYYSFNIVCLGLMTLVSLSGSVIYRFDRRAMDQHKNPTRTLDVALLMGAALGQYAISYYSIVAVVVGTPRDLLGALNLAYSLLMIAQHTFQNVFIIESLHRGPPGATPHKTPPKEPCQGLTFANLDALHALPACPSTPRLGSPNPETPQEAMAIISVPRCHWRRRCLKDISLFLLLCNIILWIMPAFGARPHFSNTVEVDFYGYSLWAAIVNICLPFGIFYRMHAVSSLLEVYVLS; encoded by the exons ATGTCCGAGGTGCTGGTGCCGGGCCCCAAGGAAGGCCCCAAGGAAAGCCCGCCTGCGCCCGGGGCTGGACCCCGCGAAGTGTGGAAAAAGGGCGGCCGGCTGCTGTCGGTGCTGCTGGCGGTAAACGTGCTGCTGCTGGCCTGCACGCTGGTCAGCGGGGGCGCCTTCAACAAGGTGGCCGTGTACGACACCGACGTGTTCGCGCTGCTCACGGCCATGATGCTGCTGGCGGCCTTATGGATCGCCTTCTACCTCCTGCGCACCTCGCGCTGCCGCGGCGCGGTGCCCCACCGGGACGCCCACGCTGGCCCCATCTGGCTCCGAG GTGGGCTGGTGCTGTTTGGGATCTGCACCCTCATCCTGGATGTCTTCAAGACTGGCTACTATTCCAGTTTCTTTGAGTGCCAGTCTGCCATCAAGATCCTGCACCCCATCATCCAGGCCCTGTTTGTCATTGTCCAG ACTTActtcctctgggtctctgctaaAGACTGTATCCACACCCACCTGGACCTGACCAG GTGTGGGCTGATGTTCACCCTCACCACCAACCTGGCCATCTGGATGGCAGCCGTAGTGGATGAGTCTGTGCACCAGGCGCACTCGTACAGCAGCTCAGCCAACACCACCAGCCACACCCGCCTTGCCCCTGACC TGGGACGCGCGGGCAGCGCTGCCGGAGGAGACCCGTGTTCCTGCAGCACAGCTCTCTGCCAGGTTTTCCAGCAGGGCTGCTTCTACTTGCATCCCTTCAACATCGAGTACAGCCTCTTTGCCTCCACCATGCTCTACGTCATGTGGAAGAACGTGGGAAGGCTGCTAGTCTCGGCCCACGGCCATGGCCACACGCCATCCCGGGTCAGTGTCTTCAGAGAGACGTTTTTTGCTGGCCCCATCCTGGGCCTGATGCTCTTTGTGGTGGGACTAGCCGTCTTCATCATTTATGAGGTCCAGGTGAGCGGGGAAGGAGGCCGCACCCGACAGGCTCTGGTCACCTACTACAGCTTCAACATCGTCTGTCTTGGGCTCATGACTTTGGTCAGCTTGAGTGGCTCAGTCATCTACCGTTTCGACCGCCGGGCCATGGACCAGCATAAGAACCCCACGCGCACTTTGGATGTGGCGCTGCTAATGGGTGCTGCCCTGGGTCAGTACGCCATCTCCTACTACTCCATCGTGGCTGTAGTCGTGGGCACGCCCAGGGATCTCCTGGGAGCCCTCAACCTGGCCTATTCTCTGCTCATGATTGCCCAGCACACCTTCCAGAATGTGTTCATTATTGAGAGCCTCCACCGGGGACCACCTGGGGCTACACCTCACAAAACGCCCCCCAAGGAGCCCTGCCAAGGTCTCACCTTTGCCAATCTGGATGCTCTCCACGCTTTGCCCGCCTGCCCGTCCACTCCTAGGCTGGGAAGCCCCAACCCAGAAACTCCTCAGGAAGCAATGGCCATTATCTCGGTCCCCAGGTGCCACTGGAGACGTCGGTGCCTAAAAGATATTTCTCTGTTTCTCCTGCTGTGCAATATCATT CTGTGGATCATGCCTGCCTTCGGGGCCCGCCCTCACTTCAGCAACACGGTGGAGGTGGACTTCTACGGCTACTCCCTCTGGGCGGCCATCGTCAACATCTGCCTGCCTTTCGGCATCTTCTACCGCATGCACGCGGTCTCCAGCCTGCTGGAGGTCTACGTGCTGTCCTGA
- the Ush1g gene encoding Usher syndrome type-1G protein produces MNDQYHRAARDGYLELLKEATRKELNAPDEDGMTPTLWAAYHGNLESLRLIVSRGGDPDKCDIWGNTPLHLAASNGHLHCLSFLVSFGANIWCLDNDYHTPLDMAAMKGHMECVRYLDSIAAKQSGLSPKLVGKLKDKAFREAERRVRECAKMQRRHHERMERRYRRELAERADALSFSSLTSSTLSRRLHHLALGSHLPYSQATTLHGTAKGKTKIQKKLERRKQAGEGTFKVSEDGRKSVRSLSGLQLGSDVMFVRQGTYANPKEWGRAPLRDMFLSDEDSVSRATLAAEPAHSEVSTDSGHDSLFTRPGLGTMVFRRNYLSSGLHGLGREDGGSDRAGTPRGRLQTSPSLDDDSLGSANSLQDRSCGEELPWDELDLGLDEDLEPETSPLETFLASLHLEDFAPLLRQEKIDLEALTLCSDVDLRSISVPLGPRKKILGAVRRRRQALERPPALEDTEL; encoded by the exons ATGAACGACCAGTACCACCGGGCCGCGCGGGATGGCTACTTGGAGCTCCTGAAAGAGGCCACCCGGAAGGAGCTGAATGCCCCAGACGAGGATGGCATGACCCCTACCCTCTGGGCTGCCTACCATGGCAACCTGGAGTCGCTGCGCCTTATCGTGAGCCGAGG GGGTGACCCGGATAAATGTGACATCTGGGGCAACACACCCCTACACCTGGCAGCTTCCAATGGCCACCTGCACTGCCTGTCCTTCCTGGTGTCCTTTGGGGCCAACATCTGGTGCCTGGACAACGACTACCACACGCCGCTGGACATGGCCGCCATGAAGGGTCACATGGAGTGCGTGCGCTACCTGGACTCCATCGCGGCCAAGCAGAGCGGCCTCAGCCCCAAGCTGGTGGGCAAGCTCAAGGACAAGGCGTTCCGCGAGGCGGAGCGGCGCGTCCGCGAGTGCGCCAAGATGCAGCGCCGGCACCACGAGCGCATGGAGCGGCGCTACCGGCGCGAGCTGGCCGAGCGCGCCGACGCGCTCAGCTTCTCCAGCCTCACGTCCAGCACCCTGAGCCGCCGGCTGCACCACCTGGCGCTGGGCAGCCACCTGCCCTACTCGCAGGCCACCACGTTGCACGGTACGGCCAAGGGCAAGACCAAGATCCAGAAGAAGCTCGAGCGGCGCAAGCAGGCCGGCGAGGGCACCTTCAAGGTGTCCGAGGACGGTCGCAAGAGCGTTCGCTCGCTGTCCGGCCTGCAGCTGGGCAGCGACGTGATGTTTGTGCGCCAGGGCACCTATGCCAATCCTAAGGAGTGGGGCCGCGCCCCTCTCAGGGACATGTTCCTCTCCGACGAGGATAGTGTCTCCCGTGCCACGCTGGCTGCCGAGCCTGCCCACTCGGAGGTCAGTACCGACTCAGGCCACGACTCCTTGTTTACCCGCCCGGGCCTGGGCACCATGGTGTTCCGCAGGAACTACCTGAGCAGCGGACTGCACGGGCTGGGTCGGGAGGATGGAGGTTCGGACAGGGCGGGCACGCCGCGGGGTCGGCTGCAGACCTCCCCCAGCCTGGACGACGACAGCCTGGGCAGTGCCAACAGCCTGCAGGACCGCAGCTGCGGGGAGGAGCTGCCCTGGGACGAGCTGGACTTGGGTTTGGACGAGGACCTGGAGCCCGAGACCAGCCCCCTGGAGACCTTCCTGGCCTCGCTGCACCTGGAGGACTTTGCCCCGCTCTTGCGGCAGGAGAAGATCGACCTGGAGGCGCTGACGCTGTGCTCGGACGTGGACCTCCGCAGCATCAGCGTGCCGCTCGGGCCGCGCAAGAAGATCCTGGGCGCCGTGCGCAGGCGCAGGCAGGCGCTGGAGCGCCCACCCGCCCTGGAGGACACGGAactgtga